In Antarcticibacterium arcticum, the genomic stretch GAAACCGTCAAAATCTGCCCGGAGGTTTCTCCCTTCAAAATCCATGTAGTCTATTCCTGTACCGTATTCCACATTTAAAGGTTCATGCTTGCTAAGGATCGCTACCCCACTATAACCTTTTTTGCCGGCTGGGTACCAGTAATGATGTTTATAGCCCGCCTCTTCAAAAATGGACGTATCAAATTGTTCCGGAGTGGCTTTTATTTCCTGCAGGCAAAGAATATCAGGATCGGCAAAGGACAGCCATTCCAAAAATCCCTTTCGTAAGGCTGCTCTTATCCCGTTAACATTATAAGAAATGATTCTCATTGGGGAATATAATTTTTTCAAAAATAAGCATTCCGAAGAGGTTTCTAAACCATTTATGCCTATTTCTGCGGAAGAAAATGAATCCCGTGAAAAATTTTATTTTACCAGGAAGCGTTTGACTTTCCCCACATCCCGAGTTCCTATTCTCAACAAATAAACCCCGGTTGCGGCGTAGGACATATCAAATTCATAAAGATATCCCTGCCCATTACTCTCCACCTGGTTCTCGAGCATTTTCTGGCCCAGAATATTGTGAATTGTAATTCTAAGTGGTTGGTCAAAGGTGGTCTCCAGGAAAACCCGGAATATTCCATTTCCCTGTTCTGCTATTTCCAGCACAGCCTCATTAAGCAGGAAATCGTCGAGTTTTAAGGTACTGTCAATTATTCTTACTGAATAATCATGGGTAGTCCCATAATCCATCACACTGCAGGGGTCATTAAGGTCACCCTCAAAAGAGACATCTCCTGCTCTTACCCTCATCAAATGCTGGCCCAGAGCTGCATTGGCAGGGAGTGTGAATTCATAGCTGTGCCAGGTGTTGGGAGATGGGATCACCTCACTGGATATAAATCGTTCTGCATCATCAAAAACCCCGTTATCATTAAGGTCTATCCATAATGAGAATTGCTCATTTTGCGGGGAATCAAACAAAGTTTTAACCCTCACTGTAAAGGTGCGTTTGGACCTGTCAAGATCTGTAGAAAAGCCTATATAATCTGCATAGCCATCAACACAGGGAATTCTTTCATTTAGAATATCTTCCAATTCAAAGGAATGGATCCCGTCCCCAAAACTGGCACAGTCTGATCCTACCGGGATACAATTCAGGTTGGCGACAGATTTGGTATGGCTGTCGTTGGTTGTATCCTGATCTCCCTGTAAATTTGTTTCAGCATAAATTAAGAATCGTCCATAGGCCGAAAGATTTGCCTTTTGAGAAAACGTATAAACCGCATTCTCACCCACGGGAATTGTTCCGGGAAAAACTTCTCTTACCCTTACATTATTCTCTATCCTGTATGCCACCGGAATGTTAGATTGGGGTTCTCCCCCAAAATTTTCTATGGTTATTGTAATATCTTCAGAAGAAGTGAGCTCCAAACCTGTATTGGGCGCATCAATAGAGGTGACCCCCACATCTTTGGGGAATAAGTTGGTAACGTTTGTAGTAAAAGTATCGTTCTCCGGAGCCTCATCACCCGGGAGAGCTGTAGATGCCGTGATCTCATATGTTTGACCTATCACCCCCAGATTAGCAGGAGTTGCAAAGGTGTAATCTACCGAGCTGGTGCCTTCCACAGATCCTGTAAATATTTCAGTAACCACGGGCCCACCGTCTAGAGAATAACTAACAGGTATATTTGTTTGGGTATTCACCCCAAAATTTCTGATGGTAACAGTTACCTGTTCAGAATTGGAAAGGGTGGCATCTGTAGGTTTCACAACGGCTATTATTCCAACATCGTTGTTAAAATCTGGCGCAAGTTTAAAAACCCCTACCCTGTTTTTACGGTCCAGCCCCTCAAAATATTCACCATTATGCCAAAAGGTAACATGGTCA encodes the following:
- a CDS encoding GEVED domain-containing protein, translated to MGTGEGVSPFIATFDGGAFSNLEQPGNAPDLDVLQATMMYMTQYRRFPSYNSAVMNFVVDIDPTAAEHAGIRWYELRQDSSGGSWYVFQEGTYAPDKSDRWSGSIGMDKEGNIGLGFTVLDKSPATPIFPSIRYTGRYANDPLGVMTVVETSIVEGLSPNPSSRYGDYAHLTVDPFDHVTFWHNGEYFEGLDRKNRVGVFKLAPDFNNDVGIIAVVKPTDATLSNSEQVTVTIRNFGVNTQTNIPVSYSLDGGPVVTEIFTGSVEGTSSVDYTFATPANLGVIGQTYEITASTALPGDEAPENDTFTTNVTNLFPKDVGVTSIDAPNTGLELTSSEDITITIENFGGEPQSNIPVAYRIENNVRVREVFPGTIPVGENAVYTFSQKANLSAYGRFLIYAETNLQGDQDTTNDSHTKSVANLNCIPVGSDCASFGDGIHSFELEDILNERIPCVDGYADYIGFSTDLDRSKRTFTVRVKTLFDSPQNEQFSLWIDLNDNGVFDDAERFISSEVIPSPNTWHSYEFTLPANAALGQHLMRVRAGDVSFEGDLNDPCSVMDYGTTHDYSVRIIDSTLKLDDFLLNEAVLEIAEQGNGIFRVFLETTFDQPLRITIHNILGQKMLENQVESNGQGYLYEFDMSYAATGVYLLRIGTRDVGKVKRFLVK